In Ciconia boyciana chromosome 1, ASM3463844v1, whole genome shotgun sequence, the genomic stretch ggcggcagcggcggcccaGCCGGTACGCTGGCGGCCGGCCGGCTGCCTCAGCCgctgctgcccggccccgcgggaCGCCATGGGCTGGATGCCGGCGCAGGGTCggctggcggcggggctgcTGGTGAATCTGGCCGCCTCCATCTGCATCGTCTTCCTGAACAAGTGGCTGTACGTGCGGCTGGGCTTCCCCAACCTCAGCCTCACCCTGGTGCACTTCGCCATCACCTGGCTCGGCCTCTACCTGTGCCAGGCGCTCGGCGCCTTCGCCCCCAAGAGCTTACAGCCCTCCCAGGTGCTGCCGTTGGCCCTCAGCTTCTGCGGCTTCGTCGTCTTCACCAacctctccctgcagagcaaCACCATCGGTACCTACCAGCTGGCTAAGGCCATGACCACGCCGGTCATCGTGGTCATCCAGAGCCTGGCTTACGGCAAGACCTTCCCTCTCCGGATCAAGCTTACCCTGGtgaggaggcggcggggctgaggggagcggggaggggctGCCGTCGCCTCAggccgggcgggcggaggggggcGCGGGGGAACCCCGCGccccccctccctccgcccgcccggccTGAGGCGACGGCCGAGGGCAGCGGCCCGGCCTAAaacccctctctcctcctccacaggTCCCCATCACGCTGGGCGTCTTCCTCAACTCCTACTACGACGTGAAGTTCAGCGTCCTCGGGATGGCGTTCGCCACCTTGGGCGTCCTGGTGACCTCCCTCTACCAAGTGGTGGGTAATGGCGGGGGGGAAGGGCGGGAGCGTTGTGGTCGTTGGTCTTCAGGCTCTTGTCCCTCGGTTAGATCACCTTTGAACAGCACCCTGCCTTTCAGGAAACCCTCCGTactctgttttttattaaaaaaaaacaaacccaaattgTGATAATCCACCACAACCCCTGGTAAATTGTTTAAGGAATTGATCGTCCTCGCTGCTAAAAATTGGGGTGTCATCTTTAAACGTGGTCATGAGCATATTTTCAAGGGATAAAGATAGCTTCACTGGTAAAACTCTTTTTCTAGAGAGCACGGATTCTCTCCTTGCTGAAGCAAGTGCCTTGCATTTGGGTCTTTTCCTATAAAGGACATTTTCCAGTCCTTCAGTTAATCCCATGGCTTATCCTTGAGCTATTTACATTTTATCAGCATCCTTGTTCAATTTCGACTATACACAGTCTAAGGTGTTTTTGTAGAGGGTGCATTAATGCCAAATATAGGCACAATATAACCTTTCTGGCTGATCATGCTTGAAAAAATAGGTATCTCCAAGGACTGCCTTAGCCCTTTCTGCTCTAACATTGTACTAACAGCTCACAACCAGCTTGTTATCGTCCATGATTGTAAAAGCATCCCAAATTTGAGTCCCCTGTCATGTTGATGTGATAGTCATCAATTTAAGTGTGACTTGCTTTGTAACAGATGTACCATGCCTCCAAAAGAAGTGAGGCTCTTTGACCTGAAGTGTGCAATATGATAAATAATGGGCAAAGTTAGCAAGTTTATATTGTATACACTGGAATCCATGTTACCCATGAATGTGATTTATGAAGTATTAACATAAACATCACTCTTCAGTATAATATAAAGCTGCATCATTTTGCCTGTAGCATCCGACTTTGAATCCATAGATAACTAATGTTGTCTCTTAAAGCATGCTACAATTGTCAATATTGAAATTAAATCCAGTAAATTTGGAATAAGCTGGCAAAAAAAGGCCAAACGTTTACTGGTTTTGTTAGCTTCTGTGTGGAGGAGAATGAGAAGGAGCAAAAGCAGATCTCTGCTTAGGCAAAGGTGCTCAGCTCCATCATAGACAGGATCTGGAATTTGTCTCAAGAATAAAAGGGAGCTGGCgttttcttcccagctctgctatttttttgttcttcctcaaGTATAATACCTTACCCCTAGGCtatgggaaaaggaaaggttaGGCACTTAAGGGGGTTTTCGCTGCCCCTGCATACACCTTCCTCCTCACATAACTGCACTCTACAGCTTGTGTGCTCACAAGAGACAAACATGTAGGCCTCTGGTTAGGTGAAGGTGGAAGATGATGCTCAGCAGTCCATTTATGTAGTATTGTCCACATGAGACTCCCTCTGTGTTAGTGGCCAGTTTACTTTTGCTCAAGTTTTCcatttatgtcttttttttttcccctcatgtttaacagctttctcttttggttttagTGGGTAGGAGCTAAGCAGCATGAGTTGCAGGTAAACTCTATGCAGTTGCTGTACTATCAGGCACCAATGTCCTCGGCTATGTTGTTGTTCATCATACCCTTCTTTGAGCCAGTCTTTGGAGAAGGGGGAATATTTGGGCCCTGGACGCTTTCTGCTGTGGTAAGGCTTTTATtgactttatttaaataaataatcataattGATGTAGTTAAATTTGATACTAAGATCTATTTATTTGTGAGCAGATTTTTGTACAGTCATTGACTATGATCAAATGGGCatgtgcaagagaaaaaaaaaaaaaaacttgttgCGTCTGTCCCACTTCCTCCCAGAGGAGTCTGTCTGTCAATTGATTTACCTCCttattcttgtttctgtttagAGGGCATCTGAACAACAGGAAAATCTGACAAAATCCAGAAGCTTCCCCTAgtgtattaaattaaaaatatgtaagtgCCCTAGTTCCAGCTCTTACTGTCCACTCAGAAAAGAGACAAGCATGCTCACTTCTGACACTCTCAACTCTTCTGTGGAAGGATGCCAACATTGGTCGTTCTCTAGAATTGCTAGTTTATTTTCACCAAGAAGgctataatttctttctttatcctTCTGTCCAAAAAAGAGCCAGTGGCATATTCTTACTACTGCTGATTGTGCCACTCAGTGATGGGTCATTTCTTGTAGTGCTGCAGTTTATGAATGGAATAGCAAGTATTCACAATAATAAAATTGGATATTTTCCCAAAATAGTTTTTTGTGTCACCATAAATAATACTTTGTCTCAAAGGTAAAGAATACAACTTCTATGTGTATGAGTAGCCAGATTTTCCAAATCACTCTTAAATGTTCActgtaaaaggagaaaaggcttGTGGTTATATCAATATATATTTATGGACATCATACCCTGAGCTACTTATACACATCACTAATGTGTGTACTGATTTGAAgctgtttctatttttgttctCCATATGTTTTTCTTGCCTGATACTTCGCATTTGAAAGTAAAGGAAACTAACTAAATAACCTGAAATGTATCTACAAATGGCCAAAAGCGTGTCGGATTACTGACTGTGTCCATTAATCCACAGATAATGGTACTGCTGTCTGGTATAATAGCCTTTATGGTAAACTTGTCCATTTACTGGATCATTGGAAATACGTCACCTGTCACGTATCCTTTGTAACATTAGTTGTTTGTCCTGTTTCCAGATGAATTATGTTAGCATTCATTTGGGCTGATCTACTGTGGGAAAATTGTTTGGTAACCTGCCTGCTTTATCTTAAATGATGAAGCTGGAAAAGCACGTTCATGTTTTagtgtattttgtttctttgtttgggGCTTGTATAGATACGATGGTTAACTTACTGACGTGACCCTCATACCTACAAAGAATATTTACCCACACTTTGGCTACCTTGAGGAAGTGTTGGCGTGTCAGTTAGTTTGTAGTGTACGATGGGTGAAAGGCTTTACATAGAGGTTAATTCTCATAGCCGCAGAGATGCGGGAAAGTTGCATGAGTTGAAGTCAATGTGACATACCATTGCATGCTTTGGATGTAATTAATGAAGTTCCcaagtgtttctttttacaaaaaataatactgatatTTGCTATTATCCTTAACAGATGTCTAGGTATAACATGTTTGGACATTTCAAGTTCTGCATCACCCTCCTGGGAGGGTGCCTCTTATTTAAAGATCCACTGTCTGTTAATCAAGGCCTTGGGATTCTGTGCACGTTGTTGGGGATTTTAGCGTACACCCACTTTAAGCTTAGCGAGCAGGAAAGTAGTAAGAGTAAATTGGTTCAGCGTCCATAAAGCAAGGGTTTCTGGAGATTAATAATAttgtgaaggaaaacaagtatttaaatatgcattgaTTCTAGAATGCACAAAATTGCCTCGTTCATTTAGATCTATGGTTTTAGTTTAACCGTCAGGATCGTTATTGTGTaactaaaccaaacaaactgAATTATGTAAAATGCTGGGGTTTTGCCATCTCAGTCCGTCCTATCgttttcattaaatttaaataataactttaaaagagaaaatggtaCACTTCAAATTGCTGTGGAAATTGTACTgaagtaattatattttttgcATACCAAATGAGATCATGATGGCTACAGTTAtaatacagagagagagaaagaaaaggaatccTGTCTTTGTGATTATGCCAGTATTACTATTGTGAAGAAACTTGGAGGCATTTTTATGCAGATGGTCTGGTATGATGCTTCCTCCTTTTTGTCTGGTGAATGATGAAGAGGAAACATACTTTATTCAGTAGTTTTAAAAAGGGCTGCCAAGCTCATTCCTATTTCTTCTATGCTTTCTTGTGTATGTTTGGCTTCAGCACATTGATAAATTTTGGCTGAAGAAAGTAGATAAAATTACAGGTGGAGAGAGACTGGAGGAGACATTGGAAAACTTGAAGCCACAGGCCAAGATATAGAAAAGCAGGAAATCACATCTAAACAGTTCatcttaaatttttcttttggtccATCAGGACATCAGTGAAGTCATTCATGTTTTAGGAAATTCTATTACTGCTTTATAATTTTCTCTATGCCAAAACCAAGGCTTTACATGGGATCTTGTAAATACTCATGAGCCTAATAAAATCTCTGATTTTGTGGTAATAACCAAATATTTTGCAGCCCTTGCACACAGACACCCATgctaaaagtatttttggagAAATCTCTGGAAAGGTCACCATCTGTAATGGACATGGAGGTTGCCCgcttctctctcctgccttcaATCCCACCTCCCTCACCTTTTCCCCAGAGTTACTTTCGGTGCGATCTGCAGATTTGTCTGCTGTTGTTGCAGGGGGAGGCCCAGGGGCTGTCTGGGCAGTGCTGGCTAGGCAGCGTTTCCTCAAC encodes the following:
- the SLC35E3 gene encoding solute carrier family 35 member E3 translates to MGWMPAQGRLAAGLLVNLAASICIVFLNKWLYVRLGFPNLSLTLVHFAITWLGLYLCQALGAFAPKSLQPSQVLPLALSFCGFVVFTNLSLQSNTIGTYQLAKAMTTPVIVVIQSLAYGKTFPLRIKLTLVPITLGVFLNSYYDVKFSVLGMAFATLGVLVTSLYQVWVGAKQHELQVNSMQLLYYQAPMSSAMLLFIIPFFEPVFGEGGIFGPWTLSAVIMVLLSGIIAFMVNLSIYWIIGNTSPVTYNMFGHFKFCITLLGGCLLFKDPLSVNQGLGILCTLLGILAYTHFKLSEQESSKSKLVQRP